A genomic window from Candidatus Bathyarchaeota archaeon includes:
- the cdhC gene encoding CO dehydrogenase/CO-methylating acetyl-CoA synthase complex subunit beta codes for MFEDIPVDVGVIYEGERIRKDGMQIELGGPKQPAKFEIVRGRPMNEIEDGKVIIVGPDLKDLPEGGNAPFGLLIEVAGEKFEEDLEGVTERRLHEYLNYIEGIMHLNQRYDIWIRISKKSFQKGLTSFSYVGQVLMRLFKSELPFIEKIQITFITDAAKVKEKLDEAIDVYDHRDAKARGMKDSDVDTFYGCTLCQSFAPSHVCVITPQRYSNCGSISWFDGRASAQVDPKGPIFAIEKGEVLDEEKGEFAGANEAVKNKSLGAVERVWMYTGFGYPHTSCGCFEAIAFYIPEVEGYGIVDRGYRGVSVNGLAFSTLADSTSGGRQVDGFHGLSIEYMRSPKFMLADGGWDRIVWMPKAIKERVKEFIPAEVVDKISTEEETKNIEELQEFLKKQDHPVVKRWTEEEAEEETAEAEEGLETMGTMVPMSTATMSAGGFKIIFKNAKIHAERIIIKREKSKSKR; via the coding sequence ATGTTTGAAGACATCCCTGTGGATGTTGGAGTAATTTACGAAGGAGAACGAATCCGAAAAGATGGTATGCAAATTGAACTCGGTGGACCTAAACAACCAGCAAAGTTCGAAATTGTACGTGGAAGACCAATGAATGAAATCGAAGACGGCAAAGTCATAATCGTCGGTCCTGATCTAAAAGACCTACCTGAAGGTGGCAATGCTCCTTTTGGTCTTTTAATCGAGGTTGCAGGTGAAAAATTTGAAGAAGATCTCGAAGGTGTAACCGAGCGTCGACTCCATGAATATCTTAACTATATTGAAGGTATTATGCACTTAAACCAGCGCTATGACATTTGGATTCGTATAAGCAAAAAATCTTTCCAAAAGGGACTAACTTCTTTCAGTTATGTTGGACAAGTTTTGATGCGACTCTTCAAGAGTGAATTACCTTTCATCGAAAAAATCCAAATTACATTCATAACTGACGCAGCAAAAGTTAAAGAAAAACTTGATGAAGCAATTGATGTCTACGACCACCGTGATGCAAAAGCCCGTGGAATGAAAGACTCTGATGTTGATACATTCTATGGATGTACTTTGTGTCAATCTTTTGCACCCTCACATGTGTGTGTAATTACTCCTCAACGATACTCTAACTGTGGTTCAATCAGCTGGTTCGATGGCAGAGCTTCTGCACAAGTTGACCCAAAAGGACCAATTTTTGCTATAGAAAAAGGTGAAGTACTTGATGAAGAAAAAGGGGAATTCGCTGGTGCAAACGAAGCAGTCAAGAACAAATCCCTTGGTGCAGTTGAACGTGTATGGATGTATACCGGTTTTGGTTATCCTCACACATCCTGTGGATGTTTTGAAGCTATCGCTTTCTATATTCCTGAAGTAGAAGGCTACGGAATTGTCGACCGTGGCTACCGTGGCGTATCAGTAAACGGACTGGCATTCTCAACTTTGGCTGACTCCACTTCAGGTGGCAGACAAGTAGACGGATTCCACGGACTATCCATCGAATACATGCGATCACCAAAATTCATGCTCGCAGACGGTGGATGGGACAGAATCGTTTGGATGCCTAAGGCAATCAAGGAGCGCGTTAAAGAATTCATACCTGCAGAAGTTGTAGATAAAATTTCAACCGAAGAAGAAACCAAAAACATTGAAGAACTACAAGAATTCCTCAAGAAACAAGATCATCCTGTTGTTAAACGATGGACTGAAGAAGAAGCAGAAGAAGAAACCGCTGAAGCAGAAGAAGGTCTAGAAACCATGGGAACCATGGTCCCAATGTCAACAGCAACAATGTCCGCAGGTGGATTCAAGATAATCTTCAAGAACGCAAAAATCCACGCTGAACGAATAATAATTAAACGAGAGAAATCTAAATCCAAAAGGTGA
- a CDS encoding 4Fe-4S binding protein produces the protein MVWEYSSNLILLCYVVIVLVSIFLILKFTKTKRVSNLRLVIQIAAVVAIFMGLLIGPFNDPFYQALGVSPRDRLIGKDLLGNQLPDGFPVPVLACYFPNGRTVTCPIWQIQAYIFPFWDAGQIGYDVFYSTSGLEKLAIVFSLVIGLSILLGRFFCGWLCPFGLYMDLITKLRNAFKIRHLSFSEKTNKILRQFRFVLIAAFLILSFIFGSYLILGTELIPGTIPGGPFGTESGIVGFINQPYCLICPMRPLSIIVQSALGFLNYSYISQITYGPFFIAGHYLTSINVSIFVFITILSFAYRRFWCRICALGGLLDLFSTHFPFNKIAITRLNKNETKCTKCGICKRVCPTQVTEVYNKKGGDVTTPGCTLCFRCVEMCPEKGALSVNLATKTVYQSKNWLEQKE, from the coding sequence ATGGTTTGGGAATATTCGAGCAATTTAATTTTGTTATGCTATGTCGTAATTGTTTTGGTCAGCATTTTTTTGATACTTAAGTTCACAAAAACCAAACGGGTTAGTAACCTTAGGTTAGTGATTCAGATTGCTGCAGTTGTAGCCATTTTTATGGGGTTACTTATTGGTCCGTTTAATGACCCATTTTATCAGGCGTTAGGGGTTTCCCCCCGTGACAGGTTAATAGGGAAAGATTTGTTAGGGAATCAACTTCCTGATGGGTTTCCAGTGCCCGTTTTGGCGTGTTATTTTCCTAATGGGCGAACAGTTACATGTCCCATATGGCAGATTCAAGCGTACATTTTTCCATTTTGGGATGCGGGTCAAATTGGCTACGACGTTTTTTATTCTACATCAGGCTTGGAGAAATTAGCAATAGTATTCAGTTTAGTTATTGGTCTATCAATTCTATTAGGAAGATTCTTTTGTGGTTGGCTATGCCCTTTTGGATTATACATGGACCTAATCACAAAGTTACGTAACGCATTCAAGATTCGTCACCTGAGTTTTTCTGAAAAAACAAACAAAATATTGCGTCAGTTCAGATTTGTATTAATTGCAGCTTTTTTGATTCTAAGTTTCATTTTCGGGTCTTATCTTATTCTTGGCACTGAACTAATTCCCGGAACAATTCCCGGAGGACCTTTCGGAACCGAATCTGGAATCGTGGGTTTTATCAATCAACCTTATTGCTTAATTTGCCCGATGAGACCCCTTTCAATTATCGTACAATCCGCTTTGGGTTTCTTAAATTACTCATACATTTCCCAAATAACATATGGACCATTCTTTATTGCTGGGCATTACCTAACTTCAATAAATGTTTCAATTTTTGTATTTATCACAATTCTATCTTTTGCATACAGGCGATTCTGGTGCAGAATATGTGCCCTAGGTGGATTACTAGACCTGTTTAGCACCCATTTTCCGTTCAATAAAATAGCAATAACTCGATTAAACAAAAACGAAACCAAATGCACAAAATGTGGCATCTGCAAACGGGTTTGTCCAACGCAAGTAACAGAAGTTTATAATAAAAAAGGCGGTGACGTCACAACCCCCGGATGCACTCTTTGTTTCAGGTGTGTTGAAATGTGCCCCGAAAAAGGCGCTTTAAGTGTGAATCTAGCAACAAAAACAGTTTACCAATCCAAGAACTGGCTTGAACAAAAAGAGTAA
- a CDS encoding ABC transporter ATP-binding protein, which yields MSDTKSKFAVNIENVSKSFGAVKAVKKLDLQIDAGTVFGFLGPNGSGKSTTMKMILGLLKADSGTLQVFGINVLNDPWAVKKIVGYVPESPRLYSFLTGLEYLDFIADVYGLDAATKKTRIHGYLEAFNLENRENEMISGYSHGMQQKIAIIAALLHKPRLLILDEPLGGLDPKSARIVKDLIHKLANEGVTTILSTHVLEIADAVCDKIAILYDGAKLAEGTPGQLREESQMPESSLEEIFLKLTGSNDVKDIVQALGK from the coding sequence GTGAGCGATACTAAATCAAAGTTTGCAGTAAATATTGAAAATGTTTCTAAAAGTTTTGGAGCTGTTAAAGCAGTTAAAAAATTAGATTTACAAATCGATGCAGGAACAGTTTTTGGTTTTCTAGGTCCCAATGGTTCAGGCAAGTCTACAACCATGAAAATGATACTGGGGCTATTGAAAGCAGACTCTGGGACCTTGCAGGTTTTTGGAATAAATGTCTTAAATGACCCCTGGGCTGTAAAAAAAATTGTTGGTTATGTTCCGGAAAGTCCCCGACTTTACAGTTTTCTTACTGGATTGGAGTACTTAGATTTCATCGCCGATGTGTATGGCTTAGACGCGGCAACAAAGAAAACTAGAATCCATGGGTATCTAGAAGCCTTTAATTTAGAAAATCGTGAAAACGAAATGATCAGCGGTTACTCTCATGGCATGCAACAAAAAATCGCAATTATTGCTGCTTTATTACACAAGCCTCGACTTCTCATTCTTGATGAACCTCTTGGTGGGTTGGATCCCAAATCTGCACGAATTGTGAAAGACTTAATTCACAAACTAGCAAACGAAGGTGTAACCACAATTTTGAGTACTCATGTTTTGGAAATTGCTGATGCAGTCTGTGACAAGATAGCAATTTTGTATGATGGAGCAAAATTAGCGGAAGGCACTCCAGGTCAATTGCGTGAAGAATCTCAAATGCCTGAATCATCACTTGAAGAAATTTTCTTGAAGTTGACTGGTTCAAATGACGTAAAAGACATTGTTCAAGCCCTCGGAAAATGA
- the cdhA gene encoding CO dehydrogenase/acetyl-CoA synthase complex subunit epsilon, which yields MAKKGLVVKAKELKTDVAVVKDLEVSVGKIIDDTWDEPMGPTPFPSITDLRSWDFKLLQRYKPFYLPFCDVCCLCTYGKCDLSGDKRGACGLNMAAQQSRIVLLACCIGAATHTAHGRHLVHHLIEKYGRDIPLDQGGLNIDIDMPVTQLVCGIKPKTLKDLEDALTWAEEQVTHCISATHTGQEGNNIDFESKAFHAGMADQVGMEVADIAQISVFGFPKADPEAPLVELGFAVADTKKPTILVIGHNVPSSVGIIDYMRKKDLMDKVEVVGICCTAHDLTRYEPRAKVIGPISWQLKYIRSGLADLIVVDEQCIRADTLEEAQKVNAPVIATSPKNCLGLENSDDKPTAEIISNLVEGKEPGALIFDTDKAGEVAVETVMAVAPKRNKFSVIPDLEAIKAAGAACSECNECIRACPNNQPIPQAMKAAAEGDFSLFQEVYDNCVGCARCDSACPKDFPLHSFMIKVGEQKDLNEKFLMRSGRGAIQDIEIRNVGGPIVLGEIPGVIALVGCANYPGGNEEVAEIAEEFAKRRFIVVLSGCAAMSAAMVKDEEGKTLYEKYPGGFEAGGVLNVGSCVSNPHIAGAAIKIANIFAKRNLRANYEEIADYIHNRVGAVGLAWGAMSQKAASIAAGFWRLGVPVVVGPHGSKYRRMLLGRKDKKEDWEVFDARTGDKVYVGPAPEHLFTSAESKEEAIVMLAKLCMRPNDQSKGRSMKLTHYIDLHKRYYGVMPDDIHLYIRNKMDIPLTMKDEIVKILEEKGWEETKIPDPTLLERMVRKRV from the coding sequence TTGGCTAAGAAAGGTTTAGTTGTTAAAGCAAAAGAACTTAAAACAGATGTTGCTGTGGTTAAGGACCTCGAAGTATCCGTCGGAAAAATCATCGACGATACTTGGGACGAACCAATGGGTCCAACTCCATTTCCATCAATCACCGATTTGAGGAGTTGGGACTTCAAACTTCTGCAACGCTATAAACCCTTTTATCTGCCCTTCTGTGACGTCTGCTGTTTATGCACTTATGGAAAATGTGACCTATCAGGAGACAAACGCGGGGCCTGTGGACTAAATATGGCTGCACAACAATCGCGAATTGTTCTTCTCGCATGTTGTATCGGTGCTGCAACACACACTGCACACGGCAGACATTTGGTCCACCATTTAATCGAAAAATATGGACGCGATATCCCCCTTGACCAAGGTGGTTTAAACATCGACATTGACATGCCGGTAACTCAACTTGTTTGTGGAATAAAACCCAAGACTTTGAAGGATTTAGAAGATGCTTTGACTTGGGCCGAAGAACAAGTTACTCATTGTATTTCTGCAACCCATACTGGACAAGAAGGAAACAATATCGACTTTGAGTCTAAAGCTTTTCATGCAGGAATGGCTGACCAAGTCGGAATGGAAGTTGCTGATATTGCACAGATTTCCGTCTTTGGTTTTCCAAAAGCTGATCCTGAAGCTCCATTGGTCGAACTAGGTTTTGCTGTAGCAGACACTAAAAAACCAACAATACTTGTAATTGGTCACAACGTTCCATCCAGCGTTGGAATAATAGATTACATGAGAAAGAAAGACCTAATGGACAAAGTCGAAGTAGTTGGTATCTGTTGTACTGCTCATGACTTAACCCGATATGAACCCCGAGCAAAAGTTATTGGTCCAATTTCTTGGCAACTAAAATACATTCGAAGTGGATTAGCAGACCTAATAGTAGTTGACGAACAATGCATTCGGGCAGACACATTAGAAGAAGCACAAAAAGTTAATGCACCCGTAATTGCAACAAGTCCCAAAAATTGTTTAGGTCTTGAGAACAGTGATGACAAACCCACTGCAGAAATCATATCTAATTTAGTTGAAGGCAAAGAGCCAGGTGCACTAATTTTTGACACTGACAAAGCAGGAGAAGTTGCAGTTGAAACAGTAATGGCAGTTGCACCTAAACGAAACAAATTCAGTGTAATTCCTGACCTTGAAGCAATCAAAGCAGCGGGTGCCGCTTGTTCTGAATGTAACGAATGTATTCGTGCTTGTCCAAATAATCAGCCTATCCCTCAAGCAATGAAAGCAGCAGCAGAAGGAGACTTTAGCTTATTCCAAGAAGTTTACGATAACTGTGTCGGATGTGCCCGATGTGACAGTGCTTGTCCGAAAGACTTCCCACTGCACAGTTTCATGATCAAAGTAGGCGAACAAAAAGACCTAAATGAAAAATTCTTAATGCGGTCTGGACGTGGAGCTATCCAAGATATAGAAATCCGAAATGTTGGGGGTCCTATAGTTCTTGGTGAAATTCCAGGAGTTATTGCATTAGTTGGATGTGCCAACTATCCTGGCGGTAACGAAGAAGTCGCAGAAATCGCAGAAGAATTTGCCAAACGCCGATTCATCGTTGTCCTTTCGGGATGTGCAGCAATGTCCGCAGCAATGGTAAAAGACGAAGAAGGAAAAACGCTATACGAGAAATATCCTGGCGGCTTTGAAGCTGGAGGTGTCTTGAACGTTGGTTCATGTGTTTCTAATCCACACATTGCTGGTGCCGCAATCAAAATTGCTAACATATTCGCTAAACGCAACTTACGTGCTAACTATGAAGAAATTGCTGATTACATCCACAATCGAGTTGGAGCAGTTGGTCTAGCTTGGGGAGCAATGTCCCAAAAAGCTGCATCAATCGCTGCTGGATTCTGGAGACTTGGTGTGCCTGTAGTGGTCGGTCCGCATGGATCTAAGTATCGACGTATGCTTCTCGGACGAAAAGACAAGAAAGAAGACTGGGAAGTATTTGACGCCAGAACTGGTGACAAAGTTTACGTTGGTCCTGCTCCTGAACACTTGTTCACTTCTGCCGAAAGTAAAGAAGAAGCAATTGTAATGTTAGCCAAGTTATGCATGCGTCCAAATGATCAATCTAAAGGTCGTAGCATGAAATTGACTCACTACATTGACCTTCACAAACGGTACTATGGTGTAATGCCTGATGACATACACCTATACATCAGAAACAAGATGGATATCCCACTAACAATGAAGGATGAAATAGTTAAAATCCTTGAAGAAAAAGGCTGGGAAGAAACAAAGATTCCCGACCCAACATTGTTAGAAAGAATGGTTAGGAAAAGAGTGTGA
- the cdhD gene encoding CO dehydrogenase/acetyl-CoA synthase subunit delta — translation MPERAKKESNPNFPSELLDLLAGNNELELQDVDILLDELQVLFQPGMMMAAPPAVAALKSAAKPTSLLDAPFTFPIQKYPGQVAEVTLGATKSEGGTRGKTVTIGGEKSPAFYTFESPTLNPPVVSFDVFDSKTALPKAVRNELGDAYQDPVSWSKFVVNKLGADMVTLHLVSIDPLNPKPATPAEAVRTVEDVLQAVDVPLVVGGCGDPEKDLAVFEKVTAACEGERLLISTITLDMDIEKSAKLVEKHGHVALAFSPMDLNQARELNRRLLEYLPKERIIMDTTTAALGYGLDYAFTIMERARLSGLMGDPELQQPMSSGTTNAWAAREAWKTLDPEWGDKNLRGPLWEVVTGLTLMLAGVDLFMMLHPAAVKTLRNVIKRLTTKTGTLDAEKIANWVSSTL, via the coding sequence ATGCCCGAACGGGCGAAAAAAGAATCTAACCCAAACTTTCCATCTGAACTCTTAGACCTGCTTGCAGGCAACAACGAACTAGAACTACAAGATGTCGATATCTTGCTTGATGAACTACAAGTATTATTCCAACCTGGAATGATGATGGCCGCACCCCCTGCAGTCGCAGCACTAAAATCAGCAGCAAAACCAACATCTTTGTTGGACGCACCTTTTACTTTTCCTATCCAGAAATATCCTGGACAAGTTGCAGAAGTCACACTTGGTGCAACAAAAAGCGAAGGTGGAACCCGAGGAAAAACAGTAACAATAGGCGGAGAAAAATCTCCTGCCTTCTACACTTTTGAATCTCCAACACTTAACCCACCCGTAGTTTCCTTTGATGTCTTTGACTCCAAAACTGCATTGCCTAAAGCTGTGCGAAATGAACTTGGCGATGCTTATCAAGACCCTGTTTCTTGGTCCAAATTTGTAGTAAACAAACTAGGCGCAGACATGGTTACCTTGCACTTAGTCAGCATTGATCCTTTGAATCCCAAACCTGCTACTCCTGCTGAAGCAGTAAGAACAGTTGAAGATGTCTTGCAAGCTGTTGACGTTCCTCTAGTTGTTGGGGGCTGTGGTGACCCTGAAAAAGACTTAGCAGTCTTCGAAAAAGTAACTGCAGCATGTGAAGGTGAACGACTTCTTATCAGCACAATTACTTTGGACATGGACATAGAAAAATCTGCTAAACTAGTCGAAAAACACGGTCACGTTGCTTTAGCGTTCTCTCCAATGGATCTTAACCAAGCAAGAGAACTGAACAGACGCCTTCTTGAATACTTGCCAAAAGAGCGAATAATTATGGACACAACAACTGCAGCTCTTGGATACGGTCTGGATTACGCATTCACCATAATGGAACGTGCTCGACTATCTGGTTTGATGGGTGACCCTGAACTTCAGCAACCTATGTCTTCTGGAACAACCAATGCATGGGCTGCACGAGAAGCATGGAAAACATTAGATCCAGAATGGGGCGACAAGAACCTTCGTGGTCCATTATGGGAAGTAGTAACAGGTCTGACTTTGATGCTAGCTGGTGTTGACCTGTTCATGATGTTGCATCCTGCAGCAGTCAAAACTCTTCGAAACGTAATCAAAAGACTAACCACTAAAACTGGAACCCTTGATGCCGAAAAAATAGCAAATTGGGTATCATCAACACTATAA
- the cdhB gene encoding CO dehydrogenase/acetyl-CoA synthase complex subunit epsilon: MSAKAEPWQTAEVAGPRKANVITKPEIAAAMIKRAKRAIIVVGTLATDAEKDTGKMIDYTIRLSKASGVPVVATAHTARDLVKAGFQPASSMSAMDIGNRLKDPSWTGLDGKGPYDLAVFLGLPYYMEYLILSGLKHFSENLKTITLDRYYNPNASWSFPNLKVEEWNQSFETIINNFGGN; the protein is encoded by the coding sequence ATGAGTGCAAAAGCAGAACCTTGGCAAACAGCAGAAGTTGCTGGTCCCCGGAAAGCTAATGTAATTACAAAACCCGAAATTGCTGCAGCAATGATTAAGCGCGCAAAACGCGCTATCATTGTTGTCGGCACTTTAGCTACAGATGCTGAAAAAGACACCGGAAAAATGATTGATTACACAATTCGTTTAAGCAAAGCTAGTGGGGTTCCTGTGGTCGCAACCGCACACACGGCACGCGACCTAGTAAAAGCAGGATTCCAACCCGCTTCAAGCATGTCTGCAATGGATATTGGAAACAGACTCAAAGACCCCTCATGGACTGGCTTAGACGGAAAAGGTCCATACGATCTTGCAGTATTCCTTGGTCTTCCTTACTATATGGAATACTTGATTTTGTCTGGATTGAAGCACTTTTCCGAAAATCTAAAAACTATAACTTTGGACCGTTACTACAACCCAAATGCTAGTTGGTCTTTCCCTAACCTCAAAGTCGAAGAATGGAATCAAAGTTTTGAAACAATTATAAACAATTTTGGAGGAAATTAA
- a CDS encoding nucleotide-binding protein, with translation MSVDFGSLIIDLETLVSSSKEDFSNEFWSEYENYLKTYNKLLIDLQSLGFYKNMKPLEEVPFSDQSYESGYNEQEKAKLREITNASDNLLKKVKLLLSPPVKYSVSTKIRSNQLFVVHGNNTEMNADVFQTLEKLELEPIILNEDPNSEQKLIEKVSNRPNVSFGLVLLSPDISVYSKEQNSKESNYQASQNVIFKLGFLLGKLGKNNVAAVYFPKKDFEIPDQYQGIRWIEYKQEWYFKLINELKECNFDVDANKLSWI, from the coding sequence ATGAGCGTGGATTTTGGTTCTTTAATTATTGATTTGGAAACCCTTGTGTCTAGTTCTAAGGAAGATTTTTCTAACGAATTTTGGAGTGAATATGAAAATTACTTGAAAACATATAATAAACTGCTGATAGATTTGCAGTCACTAGGTTTTTACAAAAACATGAAACCCCTTGAGGAAGTCCCTTTCAGTGACCAATCATATGAATCGGGGTATAATGAACAAGAAAAAGCAAAATTAAGGGAAATAACAAACGCTTCAGACAATTTGTTGAAAAAGGTAAAGCTACTACTTTCACCACCAGTCAAGTATTCAGTAAGCACCAAAATTAGGTCAAACCAGCTTTTTGTGGTTCATGGAAATAACACTGAAATGAATGCAGATGTATTTCAAACCTTAGAGAAATTAGAGCTGGAACCAATTATTCTGAATGAAGACCCCAACAGTGAACAAAAACTAATCGAGAAAGTAAGTAACCGTCCGAATGTTTCGTTTGGGTTGGTTCTTTTATCTCCCGACATTTCTGTTTATTCAAAAGAGCAAAATTCTAAGGAATCAAACTATCAAGCATCACAAAATGTAATTTTTAAGTTAGGTTTTCTTCTTGGAAAACTTGGCAAAAATAATGTTGCCGCTGTTTATTTCCCAAAAAAGGATTTTGAAATTCCAGACCAATACCAAGGAATTCGTTGGATTGAATACAAGCAAGAATGGTACTTTAAGTTAATTAATGAATTGAAAGAATGTAATTTTGATGTGGATGCAAACAAATTAAGTTGGATATAA
- a CDS encoding radical SAM protein codes for MATDGKCEYQIKLAPNSEEETINEKYVPLVISWNMTLRCNLKCAHCYINAEGTKATTTNELSTDAAKMLIHQITEVSKPLLILSGGEPLLREDIYDIIKYGADRGLKMGMGSNGMLIDYEVAKKLKEAGMWTVAISLDSSKPERHDEFRGVKGCWKHAVNAIKALKKAGIEVQVNCTVTQQNYDEVEDIMALAENLGVENFHLFFLVPTGRGTDIQDITPHMYEEMIAKTLAKTTKYKLNVKPSCAPQFMRVAKDQGVDMSRWVRGCMAGLYYCRIYPSGEVTPCPYMPVNLGNIREKSFKDIWFNSEVFNALRDFNKLKGKCGECEHNEICGGCRARAYGVTTDQMDFCGALHEPTELKGDYLAEDPWCIYQPKSLAQKNKCE; via the coding sequence ATGGCAACTGATGGGAAATGTGAATATCAAATCAAACTTGCGCCTAATTCAGAAGAAGAAACAATTAATGAAAAATACGTTCCACTGGTAATTTCTTGGAACATGACCTTGCGGTGTAATTTGAAGTGTGCCCACTGTTACATCAACGCCGAAGGAACAAAAGCAACAACTACGAATGAATTAAGCACTGATGCAGCGAAGATGCTTATTCACCAAATTACTGAAGTCAGCAAACCTTTGTTGATACTCAGTGGCGGCGAGCCTTTGCTACGAGAAGACATTTACGACATAATAAAGTATGGTGCTGACCGCGGTCTAAAAATGGGCATGGGAAGCAATGGTATGCTTATCGACTACGAAGTGGCAAAAAAGCTCAAGGAAGCCGGAATGTGGACTGTTGCAATCAGTTTAGACTCCAGCAAACCTGAACGCCATGATGAGTTTCGCGGCGTTAAAGGCTGTTGGAAACATGCGGTAAACGCTATTAAAGCTCTTAAAAAAGCAGGAATAGAAGTTCAAGTAAATTGTACAGTCACCCAACAAAACTATGATGAAGTGGAAGACATAATGGCACTAGCCGAAAATTTGGGGGTTGAAAATTTCCATTTGTTCTTTTTGGTACCTACTGGAAGGGGCACAGACATCCAAGATATTACTCCACATATGTACGAGGAAATGATTGCAAAAACCTTGGCAAAAACTACAAAATATAAATTGAACGTAAAGCCTTCATGTGCCCCTCAGTTCATGCGGGTTGCCAAAGACCAAGGAGTAGATATGTCCAGGTGGGTTCGGGGATGCATGGCAGGATTATATTATTGTCGCATTTATCCGTCAGGAGAGGTCACCCCTTGCCCATATATGCCAGTTAATCTTGGAAACATTCGGGAAAAATCCTTCAAAGACATATGGTTCAACTCAGAAGTTTTCAATGCGTTACGGGACTTTAATAAACTAAAAGGAAAATGTGGCGAATGCGAACACAATGAAATCTGTGGAGGATGCAGAGCCCGAGCGTATGGAGTAACCACGGATCAGATGGACTTTTGTGGAGCTTTGCATGAACCAACCGAGCTAAAAGGAGACTACTTAGCAGAAGACCCATGGTGCATATACCAACCAAAATCATTAGCACAAAAAAATAAGTGTGAATAA
- a CDS encoding methylglyoxal synthase → MNCNTVLINKRKKIALVAHDHRKEDLLQWVMFNKYLLSLHELYATGTTGKIIEKTGLTVNKLKSGPLGGDMQIGAKIANSEIDFLIFFWDPLESLPHDPDVKALLRMAVVWNIPVACNRSTADFIISSTLMDREYHRIIPDYDDYRKRRINDVIQ, encoded by the coding sequence ATGAACTGCAATACAGTCTTGATTAATAAGCGCAAAAAAATCGCTTTGGTTGCCCATGACCACAGAAAAGAAGATTTGCTACAATGGGTTATGTTTAACAAGTATCTTCTGAGTTTACATGAACTTTACGCTACAGGAACAACTGGAAAAATTATAGAAAAAACAGGATTAACCGTCAACAAACTCAAAAGTGGCCCTTTAGGGGGGGACATGCAAATCGGCGCCAAGATTGCTAACAGTGAAATCGATTTTCTGATTTTCTTCTGGGATCCCCTTGAATCACTTCCTCATGACCCTGATGTAAAAGCACTATTACGCATGGCTGTAGTCTGGAACATCCCAGTTGCATGTAACCGTTCTACTGCTGATTTTATAATTTCATCAACATTAATGGACAGGGAATACCACAGGATTATTCCAGATTATGATGATTATCGAAAACGCAGAATAAATGACGTTATACAATAA